In the genome of Chlamydia buteonis, the window TCATAGAGCGTACCTCTTGAATTCCTAAGAACTCTTGAGAGCTTCTATGGAAGAAGTAAGACAGATGAAGAATAATCACTTCTAAAGGTGTCCAATATTTAATAGCTGCTTTTTCTAAAATAGCTTTAGCATCGTCACTAACCCAAGCAGAAGGGAGGCCCGCAGCATTTTTATAAGTAAGAAAAGGTAGATTGTATCTCTTAAGATTTTCTTCAACTTCATTAGTCAACACATGGTTTGCAGGAATTTTCCCTCGAACGTAGGGAACTTCATTAAGAAGAATCATATAATCATAACCCTCTAGAGAAGGAGAGTCGGTGCGCACATGAATTCCTGGATAACGAATACCAATGTCTTGATACAGAGCTTGACGCATTTTCGGGATCATATCGTCAACGAAACTTTGACCGGACTTCGTTCTTTGTTGAATCAACTTAGATAAGTCTTTTCCTAATTCTAAAATTACTGGCAACGTTAAAGAGTAGTCATCCGGGTTATCACCAGCTGTTGCTGCTCCGTCTGCAGCAGCTCCTACTGTTGTTGATGCTCCAGAGGCCCCTTGTTTGGAAGCACTATTTTTCTTCGCAAGCAGGATAACACCAAGAAGACCAAAGATAAAAGATAGTATTGAGAATGACCAAAGTGGGAACCCTTTAAAAAAGCCTACACCTAAAGTTGCTGCAGAGGCTAAGAGAAGAGCTCTAGGTTCTTTAACTAACTGAGAGGAAATCTCTTTACCTAAGTTCGTGTTTTTATCACTAGAAACTCGAGTGGTAACGATACCAGCAGTTAAGGAAATAAGTAGTGAAGGAATCTGAGAAACTAAACCATCACCGATAGATAATAGAGTGTATACATGAGCAGCCTGAGCTAGGTCCATGCCATGCATAGCCACGCCAATAGTCAAACCACCAACAATGTTAATTAACGAGATCACAATACCTGCGATAACGTCCCCTTTAATGAACTTCATGGCACCGTCCATGGCTCCATAGAGTTCACTTTCCTTTTGAATCATGCCTCGTTTATCGCGTGCTTGTTGTGCATCAATCATTCCAGCACGCAAGTCAGCATCAATAGCCATTTGCTTACCAGGCATAGCATCTAATCGGAATCTTGCAGCTACTTCAGCAACACGCTCAGCACCCTTGGTAACAACGATAAATTGAATAATTGTAATAATTAAGAAGATAATAAATCCAACAACATAGTTCCCTCCAACTACGAAGTCTCCGAAAGCTTGAATGACGTGACCGGCATAAGCTTTAAGAAGAATCTGTCTTGAGGAAGAGATGTTAATGCCTAATCGAAACATCGTTGTGATTAGGAGTAGTGAGGGGAAAACCGATAATTGTAGGGCGCTAGGAATATACAAAGCCACCATCAATAGGAAGACAGAAACAGCTAAATTGATAGTGATCATCAAGTCGACAACAGTCGGAGGTAGGGGCAAGATGATCATCAAAACGACACCAATCATCCATAAGGCAAGGATGAGGTCACTCGATTTGTTGATCATATTTAGGGCTGCATCTCCCCCAAAGGTTCTACTGACAAAATTGAGTAGCTTATTCATTATAGATTATCGGGTTGGTTAATGTTTTTATTATTAGGGTTTTGTGCATTAAGGGAAGTGATGTAGAGAAGGATTTCTCCAATGGCTTCATACGTCGATTCTGGAATAAACTTCAACTCTTTTCCTTCATCCCAAAGCTGATGCGCTAACGGCACATTCCTCATAATAGGAATACCATACTTTTCAGCTTCTGTGATGATTCTTTTTGCACGCAAATTAATTCCCATAGCAATAATCCATGGAGCTTTATATTTTTCCGGCATATAACCGATAGCTACAGCGATATCCTTAGGGTTTGAAACAACCGCACTTGCATGTTTAATTTGAGAGGAGGTATCTTCGTAGGCTATTTCTTGGGCGATTTGACGGCGGCGTCCCTTAATTTCTGGATTACCTTCTGTATCCTTAAATTCCTGTTTAACCTCAAACTTTTCCATTTTTAGTTCTTTAGCAAAGTTCTTTCTTTGATACACTAAGTCGAGAACAGCAACGACTAAGAAAAAAATACCAATGGACGTGACTGCCTTATAAAGTATCTCTTTAAAGATAATGGCAATGACAATTGGCGAGACTCCTGCAGTCTCAATGATTAATGGTATGCGGTTTTTCAATGTGACATACAAGATCAAAGCAGCACCGAAAATTTTCAAAATAGACTTTAATAACTCAATTAAAGTCTTTATTTTAAATTTTTGTTTCAGGTTTTCAATAGGATTGAATTTTTTTAAATCTGGTTTAAAAACCTCTGTAGAAAAGGTCGGACCTACAACAAGAAATCCCACAAGAATCCCAACAAACCCTACAGCTCCAAGTAGAGGTAAAGAAGTGGTTAAAATTAAAGTTAAACAGTTATGTAAATAGTATAACGTCAATCTGGGATCATGATTTATAGGTGCTTCTTTAAAAATAGAAACAAGAAAACTACCAAGATGTTTGGCAAAAAACGATGATAGATAGAAGGTTGTGAACATGGAAACAATAAAGGTAACCGCGGAAGGAAAATCTTGAGATTTTGCTACCTGGCCTTTTTTCCTCGCATCTCTAAGACGCTTTGGGGTTGCCTTTTCTGTTTTTTCACCCATTGCTTGGCCACAGTTAGATAAATAGCATTAAATAGGAATAATCTGCAAATTACCCTATAAGCGTGTTTTTCACAAGAGAGAAGCCTAAGGGATGAACCTTAATTATTATATTTTTCTATAGTCGTGAAACAAGGTTTTTTTCAGGTAAGATCTAGAAAGATCTCATAGTAAGTTGCTAAGAAAATATTAGTCAGGAAACTTTGATTCCTATATTGTCTTTAGTGATCACACTAAAGGTGCTGGGTTCAAAGTACTAACAAACCGAGTGCAAGCTCCCACGAGCATCGAGTCAACGATTCAATGTTTGTGGGAATTCTTCCCTACTAAAGGTAATATTAAAAATAGCTACAAAAGATAACATATGGGGCATACAGAATGTGGCATCGTAGGACTTCCCAATGTAGGTAAGTCTGGGTTATTTAACGCGCTTACTGGAGCGCAAGTAGCTTCTTGTAACTATCCCTTTTGCACAATTGATCCGAATATCGGTATTGTTCCGGTTATTGATAACCGTTTAGATATTTTAGCTAAGATGAGTCAGAGTCAGAAGGTTATCTATGCCGATATGAAATTTGTTGATATTGCTGGTTTGGTGAGGGGAGCTGCAGACGGAGCTGGATTAGGAAATAGGTTTCTTTCTCATATTCGAGAGACTCATGCTATAGCTCACGTTGTTCGTTGTTTTGATAATGATGATGTTACTCATGTATCGGGAAAGATAGATCCTAGTGATGACATTTCCGTAATAAATTTAGAATTGATTTTTTCTGATTTTTCTTCGGCAACAAGTATTCATAGCAAATTAGAGAAACAAGCTAAGGGTAAGAAAGACCTAGGGATTGTTTTACCTTTACTTGATAGAGTGATTAAACATTTAGAAAGTGGTCAACCCGTTCGCACTTTAAATTTATCTTCTGAAGAGCAGATACAACTAAAACCTTATCCCTTTTTAACGGCAAAGCCTATGTTGTATATAGCTAATATAGGCGAGGATTCAATAGCAACTATGCATAATAATTATGTCGCTGTTGTTCAAGAAATTGCTAGAAAGGAAAATGCTCGTGTTGTTCCTATTTGTGTACAGCTAGAAGAAGAAATCATGTCGCTTCCTATAGAAGACCGGCAAGACTTTTTAAATAGTTTGGGGCTAAAAGAATCGGGATTAAATCGATTAGTTCGCGCTGCTTACCATACACTTGGATTGATTTCTTATTTTACAACTGGACCACAAGAAACTAGGGCTTGGACTATTCCTATAGGATCTACAGCTGCGGAAGCTGCAGGCCAAATTCACACCGATATCCAAAAAGGGTTTATCCGAGCGGAAGTCGTTACTCTTGAAGATATGATAACCTATGAAAGCCGTACTGGAGTCCGCGAAGCTGGCAAATTGCGAGCAGAGGGTAGAGACTACATTGTGCAGGATGGTGATATTATGCTTTTCTTGCATAATTAGTAGAGAAGAATACTTTTGCACTGTCTATATCCTTTTGAATTGCTTGAGACAACATTGCTCTAGAAGAGAATTTTCTTTCTTTGCGGATAAATTTCTTAGGGATTACAGAAACTGTCTCGCCATATAAGTTCCCGGAGAAGTCAAAAAGATGCGCTTCTAAACATAATGAATTTCTTCCCACTGTAGGAGCCTTTCCAAGATTCATAATCCCTTGATAGAGTGTGGTGTGATATTCTATTTCGCATGCATATACTCCGTGCGGAAGCAGACATTGTTCCTGAGGGAGATTAATTGTAGCAACCCCTAACTGGGTTCCCAAACCATAACCAGCCTCGATTGTCCCAACATATTTATATGAGTGCCCTAAATAGCGATTAGCGTTATCTAAATCACCTAGCATTAAAAACTGACGAATTCTTTTGCTAGACACAATCTCTTGATCTATCTTATAGGGAGCGACTTCTATAATTTCTATTCCTAGAGAATCGGCCAGAGGTTGTAGCGTTGTAGCGTTGCCTTCCCCCCCCTTGCCCAATCTAGAGTCATACCCCAAGATTAAACGTCTACATCTTAATGTTTGATGCAGGGAACGTATGAAGCTTTCGGCAGATTGATTAGCAAACTTTTGTGTAAAGGAAAGAATACACAAGTAGTCTATAGGAAAACTTTCCAGAAGTAGAAGGCGTTCTTTTGTACTTGTAATTAACTTGAGAGTGGGTGATTGTAAAACCGCCTGAGGATGTAAGTCAAAAGTAATCACTCCTGATAATCCTGGATAGGAAGATAAAACAGTGAGTAATTTCTTGTGACCTAGATGACAACCATCAAAAAAACCTATAGTTATAGAATCCACAGAGAGGGGAGTCGGTGTCAAACTATAGAATATTTCCATTAAAATCTCTTAGGTAAGGAGATATATCAAAGTCAGGACAGTCTAAAAGACATCCATCAATACATTGGTCTATAGAAAAACTACCACTACGCAAACGTCTAAGTTCTTCCAAATAAGCTCCACAGCCTAACATGTTTCCTAGTTCATGAGCAATACTACGAATGTAAGTTCCTTTGCTACATTGTATAGAAAAATGTAGCAGGGGATATTCATATCTTGTAATTTGTAAGCTCACTTGAACCGTAGATTGGCAACGCTCTATTGATAACCCCTTTCGGGCATATTCATAAAGCTTTTTTCCGTTAACTTTTTTTGCAGAAAACATTGGAGGAATTTGTTGAATTTGCCCCTGAAAATACTGCGAGGCCTCTAGAATTTCTTCATGGGTGGGGATCTTTTTTGACCTACCTACAATCTTGCCATCACAATCATAAGAATCTGTAGTTGTCCCTAGGTGAGCAACTGCTGCATATTCTTTATCTTCAAATAATAAGACATCTGAAAGGCGAGTGAACCTACGGCCGATCAACATGACCATCACACCTGTAGCAAAGGGATCCAAAGTGCCTGCGTGACCGATTTTTTTTACACCGATCAATTTTGTTAGAGTACGAATGAGACTAAACGAGGTCCTTCCTTGAGGCTTATCTATTAGAAGAATACCTTCTTTAAGTTCTGTAGCAAGTTCCATAATGATGTCGTCAATGTTTAGATCTTTCTAACGGATGGTACTAATTTTTATCTTGTTCTCGTATTTTCCAGAGCAAGTTTTCTATATGATCCTGGGGAGAAAAAATATCTTCAAGATAAAAGTTTATCTCGGGAAAATACTTAAGTACGACGCCTTTAGAAGCCTTATAAGCAATGTACCTTGCTGATGCTTTTAACGCTTCTAAAGTTTCTGTTGATGTATTTTCATGTGGCATAATTGAAACATAGACACGAGCAGAATGTAAATCTTTAGATAAACATACCCTAGTAACCGTAATCCAACGATTAGAAATTTTAGGATGTTTCACATCTTTTAAAATTACATTTGCAATCGCTTCGCGCAATAATGAATTAACCTTTTTTATGCGTCTATTTTCAGTCATAATATTCTAAAGCTTTTGTGGATGATAGATCACTTCGTAACATTGTAGAATATCACCTACCTGAGCATTCTGATATCCTTCTAATAAAATACCACACTCAAGCCCTTTTTTAACTTCTTTAACGTCTTCTTTAATACGTTTTAGTGAAGACAAGTTACCTTTCCAAAGAACTTCGTTATTGCGTACAACACGTACTTTTTGATTTCTAGTCATTACACCTTCGGAAACCAAGCAACCGTAAATTGTACCTAATTGTGATGACTTAAAGGTCTCTTTGATTTCAGCAGAACCAAGGTTCCTCTCTTCAGCAATAGGATCGAGTAACGCTGTCATCATTTCTTTAACAGCATCTACAGCATGGTAGATAATATTAAACAAATGCACCTTTACTCCTAAGTTTTTGATTAGAGATTCCGCGTGGCTTTCTATGCCCGTATGGAAACCAATAATAACAGCTTTAGATGCTGCAGCCAAACGAATATCTGACTCAGAAATTTCTCCAACGCTACTATAAAGAATTTCGGCACTCACTTTATCAGAAATAATTTTTAAGATAGAACAGGCCAAAGCTTCAATAGACCCTTGAACATCAGCTTTGATAATAAGTTTAAGGATCTTTTTATTTTGCAGCATAGCATCAAAATTAGGACGTTTCTTTTGCAAAGCAAATTTCTGTTGGCCGGCAATTCTAGCATTAATAATTTCCTTAGCTGTTTTTTCGTTTTTAACGACAACAAAAGGATCACCTGCCTTCGGCATACTAGATAGCCCTGTGATTAAAGCTGGGACAGAAGGACTAGCCGATATCATTAGCTGGTTATGTTCGTTATGCATTGTTTTAACTTTGCCATAACAATCATTGAAAACTAATGCCTCACCAAGATGTAGGGTGCCATTTTGCACTAAAATAGTTGCTACTGCACCTAAACCTTTGTGTAGCTCGGATTCGATAACAATTCCACGAGCACGAGCAGCTGGATTCGCTTTTAGTTCTAAAACTTCCGCTTGTAGAGCAAGCATTTCTAAAAGCTCAGATAAACCTTCGCCTGTTTTTGCAGAGGTATTAATTGTTACAGTTGTACCTCCCCATGCCTCTGGCAATAGGTTGATTTCAGAAAGTTGTCTATAAACAGTATCTGCATTGAAATTCGGTTTATCACACTTATTGATTGCTACAACAATAGTGATGTTTGCCGCACGAGCGTGTTTGACGGCTTCCAAAGTTTGTTCTTTGATTCCTTCATCCCCGGCAACTACAAGCACAACGATATCGCAAACTTCCGCACCTCGAGCTCTCATTGCAGAAAAGGCTTCGTGGCCAGGAGTATCCAAGATAGTAATATTTCCAACAGGTGTAGAACAACAGAATGCTCCCATATGTTGTGTAATAGCCCCAGCTTCTGCTGCTGCCACGTTACTTTTTCTTAGCGAGTCAATTAAAGTAGTTTTTCCGTGATCCACATGGCCCATAAAAGCTACGATAGGAGGACGAATGATTAATTGACTTGGATCTGTCTCTTGTATTTCTTCTTTAACAGTATTACTTTCGATACAGAGCTTATCTTGTTCTGATGAATCGATATCAATAGTACAACCAAATTCTAATCCAATAAATTGTACCGTTGTTTCGTTATCTAATACGTCGTTTACAACGTAAGTCATACCATGAATAAACATTTTTTGGATCAGTTCAGAAGCTTTAAGCTTCATTTCTGCAGCAAGATCTTTAATCGTGATAGGCAGAGGTACCTTAATATAGGTAGGGCGCTGTACTGAGTGTTCGTCATAGTGTTTTTTAGTTTTTTGAACACGTTTTTTTCTCCACTTATCGTCATCGCTACTGTCGTTTAATCCATAACGATCTCTACCTGTAAACGCCTTAGGACTGTCATCCTTTTTCGAACGATCTCTAAAATCAGATCCAGGTCTCTTTGACGTATCCCTACGATAAAAAGGTTGAGACTGTCGATTGTTTGGAGAATGTTGTTTATCACTAGAAGTTTCAGGAGATTGCTGAGGCTTTGCCTGAACTGTTCCTGTGCGTTCTTTAGGCGTAGGCTTATCTTGTTTTTTAGGAGCTTTAAAAGTCTTCGCTAACAAATGATTAATATGTTTTCCAGTAGGCCCGAAATTCGACTTGATAGAAACAACATTTTTAGGAGGTTCCTTTTTAACTACTGCTTCAGATTCTTTCTTTGGAGGAGTGGGCTCCTTAATAATTGTTTCAGGTTCTTCTACTATAGAAGGGGGAGTTGGCTCTACAATCTCCGGCTCGGACTCAAGAGAAGAAGCCACTTCTTCTATAACAGGAGGGGAGAACTCAGTAGAGTCGGCATCTACTGAAACAGGAGAAGGAATGGTTGAATCTTCAGACGCAAAAGATGAACGATTTTTAGCTCGAATTCTGCGTGGAGAAGTTTCAGTAGAAACATGCTCAGTTATCGTAGGTACACTAGAATCTATAACACTCTTTTTCTTCACGACTTTTTCTTTAGGAACCTTTTCAGGAACCTTAGTCGCAGGCTTTTCTGAAGAGCTTTTTATGTCTGAAGATCCTGCCTGAGCTAATTTTTGCTTTAACTTATCTAATCCAGCAGCTTTCGTTAATTGAGCGTTTTTAATCTTCAATTTTAGGTTTTTCGTCAACTTTGCCTTCTCCATATTTGCTGACTTGCTCAAGGATCTTATAAGCAAGTTCTAAACTGATTCCAGGAACAGAAGCAAGATCATTAGCACTGGCTAATAATACCTTTCTGATCGTGTCGTATCCTGCGTGTACAAGATTCTGGACAACCAACTTACTAATGCCTTCCATTTCTAGCGGCTCATCTAATAGAGGGCTATCAAATTCCGCTAACTGTAGGCGTTGAATTTCTAATAGTTTATTATATTCGCTCATACGTTGAACTTCGAGTTCATAGTCTAAGATTTGACTAATCAAACGAGCATTGATTCCTCGCTTACCAATTACGGTTGCGTAATCAGCATCCTGAACGACTATAGCAATAACTTTGTCATCTTCTAAAATTGCAATCTTTTGAATTTCTATGGGGCAAAGCAAATTTTGCAACAATTCTGTGGTCACAGGAGAATAGTTTACAATATCTATTTTTTCGTCGTTTAATTCTCGAATGATATTTTTCACTCGAGAACCTCTCATTCCAACAAAAGCGCCCACAGGATCTGTTTTTGGATCGGATGAACTTACAGCTATTTTAGTTCTGTAGCCTGCTTCACGAGCAATTTTAACAATTTCTACAGAGCCTTCTTCTAATTCTGGAACTTCTTGCAAGAAAAGTTGCTTAACAAATTCAGGATGGCTACGGCTCAGGATAACTTCAGCACCCCCATTTTCTGATTCCTGCACCTCGTATAACAGAGCATAAATCTTATCACCAACTTTATGCTTTTCTGTTTTAGGATAACAACGAGCTGGTAGGAGACCTTCAACCTTCCCTAAATCTATGATTAAGTTTGATCCTTTCGCAAATCGCTTGACGACCCCAGAAAGAATTTCATTGACCCTATGTCGATACTCTTCGTAGATAACATCTCTTTCTGCATGGCGTAGTTTCTGACCGATAATTTGTCGGGCGGCGTGAGCAGCAATTCTTCCAAAATGCTCAGAAACAAAGGGAACGTCCATGTACTGCCCAATTTCGCATTCAGGATCGTATTCTCTAGCTTTGTCTAAAGGAATCTCTTTACTGGGATTCTCACATACTTCTACGATTTCTTTTTCACAGAAAACTTCTATATCACCAGTTTTAGGATTAATATTTACAGAAACGTTAGCATCATCTCTTAGTGTTTTTTTCGCTGCAATTTTTAAGGCCGATTCAATAGCTCCTATGATAACAGGGCGTTGAATTCCTTTTTCCTTCTCCATGTAGTCAAAAATAGCTACAAGATCTTTATTCATTATACTCCTCTTATAAGTAAGGAAACAGACAGAGTGCTAAACCAAGGCAAGCTTATGTTATACAACATAAGCTCAACCTTTTAAGTAATATTATTTCCCTTTTTTCTTTTTATCTGAACTAACTAAATCTTCTAAGTCCAAATCATCTATATCTGTATCTGTTTGATCGTACTGTTTATCAGCTAAGTATTCTTTC includes:
- the rbfA gene encoding 30S ribosome-binding factor RbfA; its protein translation is MTENRRIKKVNSLLREAIANVILKDVKHPKISNRWITVTRVCLSKDLHSARVYVSIMPHENTSTETLEALKASARYIAYKASKGVVLKYFPEINFYLEDIFSPQDHIENLLWKIREQDKN
- the infB gene encoding translation initiation factor IF-2, which translates into the protein MEKAKLTKNLKLKIKNAQLTKAAGLDKLKQKLAQAGSSDIKSSSEKPATKVPEKVPKEKVVKKKSVIDSSVPTITEHVSTETSPRRIRAKNRSSFASEDSTIPSPVSVDADSTEFSPPVIEEVASSLESEPEIVEPTPPSIVEEPETIIKEPTPPKKESEAVVKKEPPKNVVSIKSNFGPTGKHINHLLAKTFKAPKKQDKPTPKERTGTVQAKPQQSPETSSDKQHSPNNRQSQPFYRRDTSKRPGSDFRDRSKKDDSPKAFTGRDRYGLNDSSDDDKWRKKRVQKTKKHYDEHSVQRPTYIKVPLPITIKDLAAEMKLKASELIQKMFIHGMTYVVNDVLDNETTVQFIGLEFGCTIDIDSSEQDKLCIESNTVKEEIQETDPSQLIIRPPIVAFMGHVDHGKTTLIDSLRKSNVAAAEAGAITQHMGAFCCSTPVGNITILDTPGHEAFSAMRARGAEVCDIVVLVVAGDEGIKEQTLEAVKHARAANITIVVAINKCDKPNFNADTVYRQLSEINLLPEAWGGTTVTINTSAKTGEGLSELLEMLALQAEVLELKANPAARARGIVIESELHKGLGAVATILVQNGTLHLGEALVFNDCYGKVKTMHNEHNQLMISASPSVPALITGLSSMPKAGDPFVVVKNEKTAKEIINARIAGQQKFALQKKRPNFDAMLQNKKILKLIIKADVQGSIEALACSILKIISDKVSAEILYSSVGEISESDIRLAAASKAVIIGFHTGIESHAESLIKNLGVKVHLFNIIYHAVDAVKEMMTALLDPIAEERNLGSAEIKETFKSSQLGTIYGCLVSEGVMTRNQKVRVVRNNEVLWKGNLSSLKRIKEDVKEVKKGLECGILLEGYQNAQVGDILQCYEVIYHPQKL
- the sctU gene encoding type III secretion system export apparatus subunit SctU, with amino-acid sequence MGEKTEKATPKRLRDARKKGQVAKSQDFPSAVTFIVSMFTTFYLSSFFAKHLGSFLVSIFKEAPINHDPRLTLYYLHNCLTLILTTSLPLLGAVGFVGILVGFLVVGPTFSTEVFKPDLKKFNPIENLKQKFKIKTLIELLKSILKIFGAALILYVTLKNRIPLIIETAGVSPIVIAIIFKEILYKAVTSIGIFFLVVAVLDLVYQRKNFAKELKMEKFEVKQEFKDTEGNPEIKGRRRQIAQEIAYEDTSSQIKHASAVVSNPKDIAVAIGYMPEKYKAPWIIAMGINLRAKRIITEAEKYGIPIMRNVPLAHQLWDEGKELKFIPESTYEAIGEILLYITSLNAQNPNNKNINQPDNL
- the nusA gene encoding transcription termination factor NusA, which encodes MNKDLVAIFDYMEKEKGIQRPVIIGAIESALKIAAKKTLRDDANVSVNINPKTGDIEVFCEKEIVEVCENPSKEIPLDKAREYDPECEIGQYMDVPFVSEHFGRIAAHAARQIIGQKLRHAERDVIYEEYRHRVNEILSGVVKRFAKGSNLIIDLGKVEGLLPARCYPKTEKHKVGDKIYALLYEVQESENGGAEVILSRSHPEFVKQLFLQEVPELEEGSVEIVKIAREAGYRTKIAVSSSDPKTDPVGAFVGMRGSRVKNIIRELNDEKIDIVNYSPVTTELLQNLLCPIEIQKIAILEDDKVIAIVVQDADYATVIGKRGINARLISQILDYELEVQRMSEYNKLLEIQRLQLAEFDSPLLDEPLEMEGISKLVVQNLVHAGYDTIRKVLLASANDLASVPGISLELAYKILEQVSKYGEGKVDEKPKIED
- the truB gene encoding tRNA pseudouridine(55) synthase TruB, producing MELATELKEGILLIDKPQGRTSFSLIRTLTKLIGVKKIGHAGTLDPFATGVMVMLIGRRFTRLSDVLLFEDKEYAAVAHLGTTTDSYDCDGKIVGRSKKIPTHEEILEASQYFQGQIQQIPPMFSAKKVNGKKLYEYARKGLSIERCQSTVQVSLQITRYEYPLLHFSIQCSKGTYIRSIAHELGNMLGCGAYLEELRRLRSGSFSIDQCIDGCLLDCPDFDISPYLRDFNGNIL
- a CDS encoding bifunctional riboflavin kinase/FAD synthetase, with translation MEIFYSLTPTPLSVDSITIGFFDGCHLGHKKLLTVLSSYPGLSGVITFDLHPQAVLQSPTLKLITSTKERLLLLESFPIDYLCILSFTQKFANQSAESFIRSLHQTLRCRRLILGYDSRLGKGGEGNATTLQPLADSLGIEIIEVAPYKIDQEIVSSKRIRQFLMLGDLDNANRYLGHSYKYVGTIEAGYGLGTQLGVATINLPQEQCLLPHGVYACEIEYHTTLYQGIMNLGKAPTVGRNSLCLEAHLFDFSGNLYGETVSVIPKKFIRKERKFSSRAMLSQAIQKDIDSAKVFFSTNYARKA
- the sctV gene encoding type III secretion system export apparatus subunit SctV; this translates as MNKLLNFVSRTFGGDAALNMINKSSDLILALWMIGVVLMIILPLPPTVVDLMITINLAVSVFLLMVALYIPSALQLSVFPSLLLITTMFRLGINISSSRQILLKAYAGHVIQAFGDFVVGGNYVVGFIIFLIITIIQFIVVTKGAERVAEVAARFRLDAMPGKQMAIDADLRAGMIDAQQARDKRGMIQKESELYGAMDGAMKFIKGDVIAGIVISLINIVGGLTIGVAMHGMDLAQAAHVYTLLSIGDGLVSQIPSLLISLTAGIVTTRVSSDKNTNLGKEISSQLVKEPRALLLASAATLGVGFFKGFPLWSFSILSFIFGLLGVILLAKKNSASKQGASGASTTVGAAADGAATAGDNPDDYSLTLPVILELGKDLSKLIQQRTKSGQSFVDDMIPKMRQALYQDIGIRYPGIHVRTDSPSLEGYDYMILLNEVPYVRGKIPANHVLTNEVEENLKRYNLPFLTYKNAAGLPSAWVSDDAKAILEKAAIKYWTPLEVIILHLSYFFHRSSQEFLGIQEVRSMIEFMERSFPDLVKEVTRLIPLQKLTEIFKRLVQEQISIKDLRTILESLSEWAQTEKDTVLLTEYVRSSLKLYISFKFSQGQSAISVYLLDPEIEEMIRGAIKQTSAGSYLALDPDSVNLILKSMRNTITPTPPGGQPPVLLTAIDVRRYVRKLIETEFPDIAVISYQEILPEIRIQPLGRIQIF
- the ychF gene encoding redox-regulated ATPase YchF; translated protein: MGHTECGIVGLPNVGKSGLFNALTGAQVASCNYPFCTIDPNIGIVPVIDNRLDILAKMSQSQKVIYADMKFVDIAGLVRGAADGAGLGNRFLSHIRETHAIAHVVRCFDNDDVTHVSGKIDPSDDISVINLELIFSDFSSATSIHSKLEKQAKGKKDLGIVLPLLDRVIKHLESGQPVRTLNLSSEEQIQLKPYPFLTAKPMLYIANIGEDSIATMHNNYVAVVQEIARKENARVVPICVQLEEEIMSLPIEDRQDFLNSLGLKESGLNRLVRAAYHTLGLISYFTTGPQETRAWTIPIGSTAAEAAGQIHTDIQKGFIRAEVVTLEDMITYESRTGVREAGKLRAEGRDYIVQDGDIMLFLHN